The Anabaena sp. PCC 7108 region TCAAGTAACTTTGTTATGGGGTTTACATCATACAGGATATCAACAGGCTCCAATCATTCCCACAATGACAATTTGGGGGCTAATAGCTGCCATTATAGCAGGTATAATTTTTGGAATTGTAGCAAGACTTTTTGCTCAAGTAACACATAAAATCAATCATTTATTTAAAACTAAGATATCATATCCTCCTCTTCGTCCTTTAATTGGCGGTGCGATAATTGCCGTAATTGTTGGTTTGAGTGGTACAACCAAATATATTGGACTTGGTATTCCCACCATTGTTGATGCTTTTCAAACTCACCTATCTCCTTGGGATTTTGCAGCCAAATTGAGTCTCACTGCTTTAACTTTAGGTGCAGGTTTTAAAGGAGGAGAAGTGACACCGTTGTTTTTTATTGGTGCAACTTTAGGTAATGCTTTATCGTTATTTTTGGCGTTACCGACACCACTATTAGCAGGAATGGGATTTGTCGGTGTGTTTGCCGGTGCAGCGAATACACCTATAGCTTCCACATTAATGGGAATTGAACTCTTTGGATTGGAATCGGGTGTATATATTGGTATTGGTTGTGTGGTGAGTTATTTATTTTCGGGACATTCAGGAATTTACACTGCACAGCGTATTGGTTTGAATAAGTATTCTTCTGTGCATTTGCAAGAAGGGCTGACTGTGGCTACTTATAAACAGGTGAAAGCTGAACAATCTGATGATATTAAAGATGAGTAAATTTATTTGATAATGCTTAATTGATTATAACAAATCTTTTAAATTTTTCCTGATTTCTGTTTCTAAATCATTATCTTGATGACAAAAACACTGAACTTTGATTTTATCTTGTTCTCTTAAAATTGTCTGACAAGTTAATGTTCCTGATTTGTTAGAAGTATGTAAAATTGAATACAGTTGGCTATAATTCTCACCTTCAGACTTTCTTTTTTCAGAAAATATTTTATAAAATAAAATTCCTTTAAAATCTACATATATTTCTTCTTCATTATAACCTTGCTTTGGATTTAAGTGATTATTGAGAACAAGTAACATACATACTCTCGACATTGCAGAACTAAACTTTTCTTCAATTTTCTCTAATTCTTTGTTGTCTATGCTAGATTTTAATTCAATTAAAATAATATTTAACCTATAACTACTTTCATACTTTTGTAAAACTAAAATAGCGCATTCCGTAGTTCTGCTGCTAGTTGAGATACCCGGTATATCTTTTTCTAAGTTAATTTTCCAAATTTTTTTTACTTGACACTTCTCGTCAACATAGTTTAATTTCTGAATAGATACCTTTTTCAATTTTGCATTAGCATTTTTTTCAGTAATTTCAATAATTTCATCTTCAGTCACAGGAATTTCAACAATAAATTCTTCTTTAGATAAAGCTTTGTGTAATTCATCCCTGAGTAAAGGAATATTTGTATTGTTGGGATTATTTAAAAAATACTTACTCCTATTACTTTTACTCATCTTCAACCTCATCTTCTTGACTGTAGATATAATCAGTCAGAATGCGAAGCGATTTATCTAAATTATTTTCAACTTCTCTAAAGTTTCTAAAATAGATTCCATAATCACTGCTTTCATAGTCAATAATTTTATCACCTGTGAAGAAATAAACACCTACCTTTTCTTTTGCTATAGATACAGATGAATCAACATATTTTAATTGATTATCTTCAATAATTTGTTCTACATTAATACCATCTTGATTTTTCAGAATATCCAAATATATATTGTTATTAATAGCATTGGCTAAAATTGAACTATGGGTTGTGATTAATACTTTATTTCCTGTTTGACTTTGAATAAACTGGATTAATATATTTAAGAGTTTAATCTGATTTTCAGGATGTAAATTAACTTCTGGTTCATCTATCATTAAAAAATTATCTTTTTCTGATGCCCAATATTTTAAATATAAATAAATAAGTGTTAATTGATTAACAGATGAAGAAGCTAAATACATCGGTAAAGGTTGATCAATTGAATTAATTTTAAAATATAATTCTATTATACTAATTCCTTTCAGACTAATAGGTAATATTTCACCTCCAATAATTTCTTGTAACTGTTGAACAAGATTGATATAATGTTCTTCAACACTTTCTTCAATATTTAGAGAAAAAAGTTTTTCAAAAACCTGATTCATCGGTTCTGTATATTTTCTTTTAAAAACATCTAATTCTTCAACATCCGATAATTCAATTTTACCTTTTTTTCGACGATTTTCCAGTAAATCTACAAGTTTTTTGATATCTTGTTCACGTTGCTTTCTATCAACCTCATAAATATAACGATAGAATGTAGGAAAGAAAATTCGACTAGCAGGTAAGAAAAAAGTCTCATGCTGATGTTTCAACATTGTTCTAATTATTGTCGAAATTAGCAGAAATTTCTTTTCATCCAGTAAATCTCGGTCTAAATATTTTTTAGGAATTAT contains the following coding sequences:
- a CDS encoding AAA family ATPase, encoding MKLIIKNLGPIKNNTQAIDLSKDFFVFVGRNNSGKSYVAQLLWAIFNQEIIHKFARNNLDIIDNQFLENVNYVEVNSEVLGQILDRYSLFLQKETKKEIFNTGNKSKILNNVEINFDYEISELKEQPVQVVVKIAHDEEDTLEYIEVKKEQDHLIYRFEEKQLPETIKEIIPKKYLDRDLLDEKKFLLISTIIRTMLKHQHETFFLPASRIFFPTFYRYIYEVDRKQREQDIKKLVDLLENRRKKGKIELSDVEELDVFKRKYTEPMNQVFEKLFSLNIEESVEEHYINLVQQLQEIIGGEILPISLKGISIIELYFKINSIDQPLPMYLASSSVNQLTLIYLYLKYWASEKDNFLMIDEPEVNLHPENQIKLLNILIQFIQSQTGNKVLITTHSSILANAINNNIYLDILKNQDGINVEQIIEDNQLKYVDSSVSIAKEKVGVYFFTGDKIIDYESSDYGIYFRNFREVENNLDKSLRILTDYIYSQEDEVEDE
- a CDS encoding voltage-gated chloride channel family protein produces the protein MKYLRQFEIFTALPHLIKWLPISFVVGILAGTASAALLASLEWATDWRESHKWIITLLPIGGFLSGLIYHKFGRSIEAGNNLLLEEIHNPKDIIPFRMAPLVLLGTDLTHLFGGSAGREGTALQMGASLADQLTKIFHFQGASRRILLTAGISGGFASVFGTPLAGTVFGLEVLAIGKIHYDALFPSLIAAIVGNQVTLLWGLHHTGYQQAPIIPTMTIWGLIAAIIAGIIFGIVARLFAQVTHKINHLFKTKISYPPLRPLIGGAIIAVIVGLSGTTKYIGLGIPTIVDAFQTHLSPWDFAAKLSLTALTLGAGFKGGEVTPLFFIGATLGNALSLFLALPTPLLAGMGFVGVFAGAANTPIASTLMGIELFGLESGVYIGIGCVVSYLFSGHSGIYTAQRIGLNKYSSVHLQEGLTVATYKQVKAEQSDDIKDE